The genomic stretch CAATTTAATTAAAGTCATAGCCAGCAATTGTGTACGGTCATGAATATCGTATTGCTTTTTATAAGCCTTTATTCTTTGATTTATTTCAGAAACTGCTGTTGTTAACGATTCTCGTTCGGAATTTGATATACTGATTTTAAAATCCAGGTCTGCTATTTGAACAACTTCTATGGTTGTGGCTTCAGTCATATCTTCATTCCGCTTAAGCATTTGTCAATTGCTACAATATACATATTCAGTTTGCGCTTCAATTCTTCCTTTTCATCTGACGTGCCATTGCCGCTATCTAACTTGACAACTTCGAGATTTCGTTGCAGCATCGAAATTTGTTCCTCCTTTTTAACAAGTTGACTAGTCAACTTGCCAATTTCATCATTCAAACTACTATTCTTTTCTGCACTCTCTTGGTGCAAATGTATTAATTTTTCAACCAAACGATTTATTTCATCAAAATTATTCATCACATATATTTTGCTGTTTATAGTTAGATATTTTGCAATTTATTATTAAAAATGTTGCCAATATTGGCCGCTTTGGCCTTGGCTTCTTCTGCCTTGGGGCCTTCAAAATGTAGGTCAATAGTTTTTGTAAACATGGCAAGCCAGCGGTCAAAATGAATAGAAGCTATGCCATGTCCTACATGTTTATCAAAGGGCGACCCCGAATAATTCATAGTTCCTATTAGCATGGTGCCCCAGAAACGGTACATTTTTTCGAGATGTGTATCCCAGTTCACTTTGGCACTTTGGTTAAAAACCGGTGATAGTAATTCGTCTGCATTTACACTTTTGTAAAACTCATCAACCAGCAATATTATATCATTTGTATTTTCAATATCTTTCATGTTAATTAGTTTAAAAGACTTCAGCAACCATACACCTTACACTTCCACCACCAATGGTTTCAATAGTATCCACATTGCAAACCAATAGCTCGCCATGCTTTTCAAGTATTTCTAACTGCTCGGGTGTAAAGGCATTTTTAGCTTTTGCCGACAGCAATATTTTTTTATCACCATATTTATCCTGCAATTGCAAAATGTTTCCACAGTACTGCATTACCTGATTATTGGTTATTTCTATTAGTTCCTTGTCTGTCACTTTCAAATAATGTTTTACTAATCTTTCTTCGCTTGCATTTAAAAAGCTTTGCGACCCTAGCACTGCAAATTTTTCGCCTACAGACATGACAACGTTTGTATGATATATCGGAAATTGATCTATAAATGTTCGGAAGGTGACTGGTTTGTAATTTATGTAGCTGCAAAAATGCAAAAATAGTTGCTCATGGGTACGCTCGCTAAGGCTTGCATAGGCAATAGCATTTACATGATCCAGTACCATGCTTCCTGTGCCTTCAAGAAACTCATTTGATTTTTCGTAACGGCTCCAGTCTTCAATAGTTTGTGTTTTGTGTTTTTTTGCCAGCGTCTCTATTATATCATTTCTTTTTTCGTGACGCCTGTTTTCGGCCATCATTGGGAAAATAAATGCGTTTTGGTTGTGTAGCATAGCAAACCAATTATTGAGAAAAATACTGTCAGGGGTGATTACATCTGTTTTATCATCAAATACGAATACCTCTATTCCAGCGTTTATTAATTGATGGTACATATGATCAAACTCGGTCATGACCAACGACATATCTGTATCGGTGTTTACCTGGAATTTGTTTGATGAAGCAGTTTGCATGTTATAGCCAAAATGCCCGGGTCTGACCATACATACGGTGGATGCACATTGTTTCATATATCCTTCTGAATAGTATGAGACGAATGTACAATAGTTTTTTTGTTATCAAAAAATAACGGGCATTAATAAAACAAGCTCTTGTTTAAGTTTCTGCCTTTATTAACACAAATGGCCTGTAAGTGTTGCCTGTGTTGCATTGGCAGAAATTATAGTGCTGTTAAAAAAATCAGAAATCATCTTCGTAATGCAGCAAGAACAAGCCTCCCGAAAGATTAATTTTACCAATCATCAAAGAGCCATGTGGCTTACGCGCTATCATACATCAAAGAATTTAATCACTAAACCAGCAAATCACTAAACTATGTTGAAAGGTAACAGATATAAAGAGCCAGTAATTGAAACCCTACCCGAACCTGAAATATTGGATAATATGGCAGACAAGAAAAACTCACGCAACGTTCGTAAAAAGAAGAAAGCAGAAGTTGAAGCAGAAGTTGAAGAAACCGAAATTCAACAACCCAGGGATTTTTCTAAATGGATTCTTGCTGCCGGATTTTTAGCCACCCTATTTGCTTTATTTTCTTTTTTGTCGTTTGCAGGTTATTTATTCTCCTATCAATCGGATTTTGATAAAGTAGCAAATACCGGTTATTGGCAATTGTTTGGCGATACAAATATTATGCTCAATAATTGGATGGGAAAAACAGGGGCTATTCTTGCGCACTTATTTATATACAAATCCTTTGGAATTGCTTCGTTGGTTTTTTCGATGGTTTCATTTTTGGCAGGCTTTGTTTTATTGTTCAAAGCCAAATTTTTTAGTTGGCCACGAGTGGCTGCTATGTCGCTTTTTTTATTGTTTTGGGTGCCTGCAACTTGCGGCTTTGTATTACTTAACAAAAGTGAATTTCTTTTTATTGCTGGTAAGTATGGATTCAATATGGCTGTGTGGTTGCAATCGGCAATGGGCTCCTTAGGCACCGTGTTGTTTTTACTGTTTGCCGCAACGGCATTTTCTTCTTTGTATTTCAATATAAAATTTGATTTGTCGAAAAAGAAAATGCAGCCCGATGAAACACAAATGATGCAGAAGGAAATTTTGGAACAAACTGCCAATGCACCTGTATTAGAAGAAGAACGATTGGTGAACCATCAGGTATTTGAGCCGGTTGAGTTTGATGTTACATCATCTCCTGAGTTGGTTGAGAATATTGCTTTAAAATCTCCCATATTAGAAGTAGCCGATACACAGGAGTTGGAAATAATTATGCCACCAGATGATATTATTGAAGAAACCATAGCTGTTACTGAAGAGGATAAAACTACTGATGTTATTGAAAGCACGGTGCCATTGACTATTGAAAATAGCCTGTTGCCCGAAGAAGAGACAGAAATGAATGTGCAACAAGTGTTGGCTAATATGGGAGAGTATGATCCAAAGCTTGATTTATCATCCTATCAGTTTCCGGATATTGATTTGCTTGAAAATTATGTTAGTAATAAGAGCAAATTATCGCCCGAAGAATTGAAAGCCGAACTTGAATCGAACAAGAATAAAATTGTTGAAACGCTGGGGCATTACAATATTGGAATTGAAAAAATTAAAGCAACTGTAGGTCCAACCGTTACCCTATTTGAGATAGTGCCGCAAGCTGGTGTGCGTATTTCAAAAATTAAAAACCTCGAAGATGATATTGCCTTAAGCCTTGCCGCTCTTGGTATACGAATAATTGCACCTATACCCGGCAAAGGAACCATAGGCATAGAGGTTCCAAATCAAACCGCTGATGTGGTTTCTATGCGTTCGGTAGTTGCATCCGAAAAATTTCAAAACAGTGACTATGATTTACCTATCGTTTTAGGAAAAACAATTTCTAACGAAGTATTTGTTACCGACCTTGCCAAGATGCCTCACTTACTAATGGCAGGTGCTACCGGGCAAGGTAAATCGGTTGGGTTAAATGCTATACTTGTTTCGTTGCTATATAAAAAACATCCAGCTCAGGTAAAGTTTGTTTTAGTAGATCCTAAGAAAGTAGAGCTTACTCTTTTCAAGAAAATCGAGCGACATTTTTTAGCCAAACTTCCGGGCGAAGAAGAAGCAATAATTACCGATACCAAAAAAGTTGTGAATACCCTCAATTCGCTTTGCATAGAAATGGATAATCGTTATGAACTGCTTAAAGATGCACAAGTGCGTAATTTAAAAGAATACAATGCCAAGTTTATTCAACGAAGATTAAATCCAGAAAACGGCCATCGTTTTCTACCTTATATTGTGCTTGTAGTAGATGAGTTTGCCGACCTTATAATGACTGCCGGCCGCGAAGTAGAAATGCCTATTGCCCGCCTTGCGCAATTGGCCCGTGCCATTGGTATCCACTTAATTATTGCCACACAGCGACCTTCGGTAAATATTATTACCGGAACTATAAAGGCAAATTTCCCTGCACGTATTGCATTTCGTGTTACCAGCAAAATAGATTCGCGAACTATTTTGGATGCCGGAGGTGCCGATCAATTAATTGGAAGAGGTGATATGTTGCTAAGTACCGGAGCAGATTTGCTGCGTATACAATGTGCTTTTGTTGATACACCCGAGGTTGAAAAAATTACAGACTTCATTGGCGCGCAGCGCGGATATCCTGAAGCCTTTATGCTGCCTGAATATGTGGGCCCCGAAGGTGAATCCGGGTCAGTTGCCGATTTCTCGGCTGCCGATAGAGATCCTTTGTTTGAAGAGGCCGCACGAATCATTGTGCAGAATCAACAAGGAAGTGCAAGTTTGTTGCAGCGTAAGTTAAAGTTGGGTTATAACCGTGCAGGTCGCCTGGTTGATCAGTTAGAAGCAAGCGGCATTATAGGACCATTTGAAGGTAGTAAAGCCCGTGAAGTAAAAATTAAAACCGAGGCTGAATTGATGGAATTTCTTGGAAAAGTTTAATTCAACTATTTGAATATTTCAGGTTTCTGAAATAACTTGTCAAACATTTGATATTGGGCAAGTACAAATAAACTATCCTCATTAATTCTTGCCAAAAAACGATCTTTATCATGTATAGGCCTATTGGGGGGAGGTTCTGTTGCATCAGGATCTACTTCAAGATTTTTCAGCTTGTACATTTGCATCATAATCTCTTTACCATCACCGGTTGTAACAGTTATTTTTCTAAACCAACCCAGGTTTAAAGTGGAGTCAATCACTTGTCGTGAGAGATGTGTTTCAACGCCTTCAAAAGAGCTTTTACCAATTATCTTAAGATACA from Bacteroidota bacterium encodes the following:
- a CDS encoding DNA translocase FtsK 4TM domain-containing protein — protein: MADKKNSRNVRKKKKAEVEAEVEETEIQQPRDFSKWILAAGFLATLFALFSFLSFAGYLFSYQSDFDKVANTGYWQLFGDTNIMLNNWMGKTGAILAHLFIYKSFGIASLVFSMVSFLAGFVLLFKAKFFSWPRVAAMSLFLLFWVPATCGFVLLNKSEFLFIAGKYGFNMAVWLQSAMGSLGTVLFLLFAATAFSSLYFNIKFDLSKKKMQPDETQMMQKEILEQTANAPVLEEERLVNHQVFEPVEFDVTSSPELVENIALKSPILEVADTQELEIIMPPDDIIEETIAVTEEDKTTDVIESTVPLTIENSLLPEEETEMNVQQVLANMGEYDPKLDLSSYQFPDIDLLENYVSNKSKLSPEELKAELESNKNKIVETLGHYNIGIEKIKATVGPTVTLFEIVPQAGVRISKIKNLEDDIALSLAALGIRIIAPIPGKGTIGIEVPNQTADVVSMRSVVASEKFQNSDYDLPIVLGKTISNEVFVTDLAKMPHLLMAGATGQGKSVGLNAILVSLLYKKHPAQVKFVLVDPKKVELTLFKKIERHFLAKLPGEEEAIITDTKKVVNTLNSLCIEMDNRYELLKDAQVRNLKEYNAKFIQRRLNPENGHRFLPYIVLVVDEFADLIMTAGREVEMPIARLAQLARAIGIHLIIATQRPSVNIITGTIKANFPARIAFRVTSKIDSRTILDAGGADQLIGRGDMLLSTGADLLRIQCAFVDTPEVEKITDFIGAQRGYPEAFMLPEYVGPEGESGSVADFSAADRDPLFEEAARIIVQNQQGSASLLQRKLKLGYNRAGRLVDQLEASGIIGPFEGSKAREVKIKTEAELMEFLGKV
- a CDS encoding cell division protein ZapA; the encoded protein is MTEATTIEVVQIADLDFKISISNSERESLTTAVSEINQRIKAYKKQYDIHDRTQLLAMTLIKLATDFEVFRAEANKSKSESLTHQQALLTKLNDYLNNQTRSLKVSSNQ
- a CDS encoding amidinotransferase, which produces MKQCASTVCMVRPGHFGYNMQTASSNKFQVNTDTDMSLVMTEFDHMYHQLINAGIEVFVFDDKTDVITPDSIFLNNWFAMLHNQNAFIFPMMAENRRHEKRNDIIETLAKKHKTQTIEDWSRYEKSNEFLEGTGSMVLDHVNAIAYASLSERTHEQLFLHFCSYINYKPVTFRTFIDQFPIYHTNVVMSVGEKFAVLGSQSFLNASEERLVKHYLKVTDKELIEITNNQVMQYCGNILQLQDKYGDKKILLSAKAKNAFTPEQLEILEKHGELLVCNVDTIETIGGGSVRCMVAEVF
- a CDS encoding group III truncated hemoglobin; translated protein: MKDIENTNDIILLVDEFYKSVNADELLSPVFNQSAKVNWDTHLEKMYRFWGTMLIGTMNYSGSPFDKHVGHGIASIHFDRWLAMFTKTIDLHFEGPKAEEAKAKAANIGNIFNNKLQNI